A single Phoenix dactylifera cultivar Barhee BC4 chromosome 1, palm_55x_up_171113_PBpolish2nd_filt_p, whole genome shotgun sequence DNA region contains:
- the LOC103713982 gene encoding kinesin-like protein KIN-14O isoform X2 — translation MELMEEPLREIGYLNLDQSDGTMAASESGEVPSTPSMAYTDVNVVPEHDKEVSGPAISSFQDRIFLKEILALRAKQRSLDVKRREALDKILDIKGSIRVFCRVRTSPLMDNKKMMSPISTGPEKIAVRSVGTRKEFDVDKVFPQDSTQEDLFLEVEPILRSALDGHNVCILAYGQTGTGKTYTMEGTNDRPGIVPRAIEELFRQVSEDKSASFSLSMSMLEVYMGNLRDLLSQRHPSARPMGSIPKCCLSILTGSNGTVEVEGLTDVKVLDLKQANRWYAKGKRARSTSWTHVNEASSRSHCLTRITIRRSGDKVKSAKVVSKFWLVDLGGSERLLKTGATGQTLDEGKAINLSLSALGDVIAALRRRRNHIPYRNSKLTQILSDSLGDGSKVLMIVHISPSDDDVAETICSLGFAKRVRAIEANVSEDARKQKEKSISELEQQIHDTEEELHKVRSQIERVENLVQEMNKLSPVDYQLTDDQKGSPRSPLIIDHIETERSPQTMEKVIGKTCHSSVPHFMAPTVCSRRRRSAAGEVNSKLRAMRFGNISSVNFLGSQSLSYSGPYLLANSRCSKSKPVTSEANISKRRYSLFSCKPDNASQNSTDLKPSNSPRNKKVSTSQPNLRATSHQHRRRMSDLT, via the exons ATGGAACTCATGGAAGAGCCCCTGAGAGAGATTGGATACTTGAATTTGGATCAGTCTGATGGGACAATGGCTGCATCTGAATCAGGGGAGGTGCCTTCTACTCCCTCAATGGCTTATACCGATGTTAACGTCGTCCCCGAGCATGACAAGGAGGTGTCAGGACCTGCGATCTCCAGCTTCCAAGACAGGATTTTTCTCAAGG AAATTTTGGCATTGAGAGCAAAGCAGAGGTCTTTGGATGTGAAACGGCGAGAGGCACTCGATAAGATACTAGACATAAAAG GGAGCATCAGAGTGTTTTGCCGAGTTCGAACTTCTCCTCTGATGGACAACAAAAAGATGATGTCGCCCATTTCCACCGGACCGGAGAAGATCGCAGTTAGATCAGTAGGAACCAGGAAAGAGTTCGATGTCGATAAGGTATTCCCTCAGGATTCAACTCAAG AGGATTTGTTTCTCGAGGTGGAGCCGATCCTTAGATCTGCGCTCGATGGCCATAATGTGTGCATTCTTGCCTATGGTCAGACTGGCACTGGAAAGACATATACCATG GAAGGGACTAATGACCGGCCAGGGATCGTGCCTCGAGCCATCGAAGAGCTATTTCGCCAAGTTTCGGAAGACAAATCGGCATCCTttagcttgtcgatgagtatgCTAGAGGTCTACATGGGTAATCTCAGGGACCTCTTGTCCCAAAGGCACCCTTCAGCTAGACCCATGGGTTCCATTCCCAAATG TTGCCTCAGCATCTTAACTGGTAGTAATGGCACTGTTGAAGTTGAGGGACTCACAGATGTGAAAGTACTTGACCTTAAACAAGCGAATCGATGGTATGCAAAGGGGAAGCGCGCTCGCTCTACTTCCTGGACTCATGTCAATGAGGCCTCAAGCAGATCGCACTG CTTGACTAGAATTACCATACGCCGATCTGGAGATAAGGTGAAAAGTGCTAAAGTGGTAAGCAAATTTTGGCTGGTTGATCTGGGAGGAAGCGAGCGTTTGCTGAAAACTGGTGCCACCGGGCAAACGCTCGACGAAGGGAAGGCTATTAATCTGTCTCTATCAGCCCTTGGTGATGTTATTGCTGCCCTGAGAAGGAGGCGAAATCACATTCCCTACAG GAACAGCAAGCTCACTCAGATTCTTAGTGACTCTCTGG GTGATGGTTCGAAGGTTTTGATGATCGTGCACATCAGTCCTAGCGATGATGATGTAGCGGAGACAATATGTTCTTTGGGGTTTGCAAAAAGAGTGAGAGCTATAGAGGCCAATGTTTCAGAG GATGCAaggaaacaaaaggaaaaatctATTTCTGAACTTGAGCAGCAGATACATGATACTGAAGAAGAGCTCCATAAAGTAAGGAGCCAGATAGAAAGAGTTGAGAACCTGGTTCAAGAGATGAATAAGCTTTCTCCAGTGGATTACCAACTTACTGATGATCAGAAGGGATCACCAAGGAGCCCTCTCATAATAGATCATATAGAAACTGAAAGAAGCCCCCAAACCATGGAGAAAGTCATTGGCAAAACATGCCATAGTTCAGTTCCTCATTTCATGGCTCCTACTGTATGCAGCCGTCGGAGGCGAAGTGCAGCTGGGGAAGTAAATAGCAAATTAAGAGCAATGAGATTCGGAAACATAAGCTCGGTGAATTTCCTTGGATCCCAGTCCCTAAGCTATTCAGGCCCTTATCTCCTAGCAAATTCTAGGTGCTCAAAGAGTAAACCTGTAACTTCTGAAGCCAACATTTCCAAGCGCAGATATTCACTATTTTCTTGCAAACCAGATAATGCTAGCCAGAATAGCACAGATTTAAAGCCATCCAACTCACCACGGAACAAAAAAGTCTCCACTTCTCAACCCAACTTGAGAGCTACTTCGCATCAACACAGGAGGAGGATGTCTGACTTAACCTAA
- the LOC103713981 gene encoding protein HASTY 1: MDDSSSTASNVARAIAAAFDWSSPPDTRKAAVAYLESVKSGDIRVLAKTSLLLVRKDWSSEIRLHGFKMLQHLVRFRWDEFSIAERSEFANLTLNLILEMVSPREEWALKSQTAALAAEVVRREGVTLWHELLPSLVSLSNKGPIEAELVAMMLRWLPEDITVHNEDLEGDRRRVLLRGLTESLTEILPLLYKLLEKHFGAALNEYAKQQLDIAKQHAATVTAALNAVNAYVEWAPVPDLAKYGLIHGCGSLLPYNEFRLHACEFFKLVCQRKRPTDATASEFDSAMNTIFQMLMNVSRDFLNRSRSNFHAIDESEFEFVECICESMVALGSSNMQCIIADGTMTSQFLQQMLEYYQHFKIALHFQSLLFWLVVMRESLSKRKAATHIAGDNSAGSNLGFGSGLAEKEKKGVSAFINDDICSAILDVSFQRMLKKNIVVGNSPTAEALELWSNEFDGKSDFSQYRSRLLELIRLIAFRKPLVAAGRVSHRIDSVIRNFVHASMSAQELVVVESMQLGLETVVGAIFDGSAEFVSSAPETKFQLHSTLEGLLQQLLSLKWTEPTLAVTLGRYLDAFGPYLKYYPDSVAGVVNKLFELLTSLPLAIKDPSSNNARHARLQICTSFIRIARAADKSLLPHMKGIADMMAYLQGKGQLLRGENNLLGEAFLVMASSAGIQQHQEVLAWLLEPLSKQWTSLEWQNAYLSDPFGLPRLCSDTQFMWSIFHTVTCFEKALKRSGTKKAMMNLQGCSTPTDISTYPHPMSRHLSWMLPPLLRLLRSVHALWSQPIAQALTGELRAAKSMSHVEQATLLGESNIKPPKGQLSFADGSQMDMNREGESNENDIRNWLKGIRDSGYNVIGLSATIGDAFFRCVESPSVALALMENVQSMEFRHIRQLIHLVIIPLVKFCPADLWGTWLENLLHPLFLNCEQALTCSWSCLLHEGRAKVPDTFGNLSGLELMVEVMEEKLLRDLTREICSLLSVLASPGLNSGLPSLEQLGPANRLEVSSLRDLDAFVSNSMIGFLIMHKGLALPAMRISIEVFAWTDGEAVNKVIPFCGSLILLAISTNNVELREFVAKDLFYAIIQGLALESNAIISADLVGLCREIYVYLADRDPAPRQILLSLPCIKREDLLAFEDALTKTSSPKEQKQHMRSLLLIATGNKLKALAAQKSTNVITNVTAKTHSSAAGPSVEEDNVIGLAAIT; the protein is encoded by the exons ATGGATGATAGCAGCAGTACGGCGAGCAACGTCGCTCGGGCCATCGCCGCCGCTTTCGACTGGAGCTCCCCTCCCGATACCCGAAAGGCCGCCGTCGCCTACTTGGAATCC GTTAAAAGTGGAGATATTCGTGTTTTGGCAAAGACATCTCTTCTTTTGGTCCGCAAGGATTGGTCATCTGAGATTCGGCTACATGGATTCAAAATGTTGCAG CACTTGGTTCGATTTAGGTGGGATGAATTTAGTATTGCAGAACGGAGTGAATTTGCAAATTTAACCCTTAATCTAATATTAGAGATGGTCAGTCCTCGTGAAGAATGGGCATTAAAGAGTCAGACCGCTGCTTTGGCTGCTGAG GTTGTAAGGAGAGAAGGGGTCACTCTTTGGCATGAGCTGCTACCATCTTTAGTTTCTCTATCCAATAAAGGTCCTATAGAG GCTGAGTTGGTTGCAATGATGCTGAGATGGCTTCCTGAAGATATAACAGTTCATAATGAAGACCTGGAAG GTGATCGCCGTAGGGTACTGTTACGTGGACTTACAGAATCATTGACAGAGATTTTGCCACTTTTATACAAA TTACTTGAAAAACACTTTGGAGCTGCTTTGAATGAATATGCTAAACAACAGTTAGATATAGCAAAACAGCATGCGGCCACAGTAACAGCTGCTTTGAATGCtgtgaatgcatatgttgaatgGGCTCCTGTTCCTGATCTTGCCAAATATGGTCTGATTCATGG ATGTGGGTCTTTACTTCCTTACAATGAGTTTCGCCTCCATGCTTGTGAATTTTTCAAACTTGTTTGTCAGAG gaAAAGACCTACTGATGCTACTGCATCTGAGTTTGATTCTGCAATGAATACCATCTTCCAGATGCTGATGAATGTATCCAGAGATTTTTTAAACAGATCTAGGTCCAATTTTCATGCTATTGATGAAAGTGAATTTGAGTTTGTAGAATGTATATGTGAGAGTATGGTTGCTTTGGGTTCTTCTAACATGCAATGCATCATTGCTGATGGAACCATGACTTCTCAATTTCTTCAACAG ATGCTGGAGTATTACCAACATTTTAAAATTGCACTTCACTTTCAATCTTTGCTCTTTTGGCTG GTGGTGATGAGAGAATCGCTATCCAAGAGAAAAGCTGCTACACATATTGCTGGGGACAACTCAGCTGGCAGTAATTTGGGCTTTGGTTCCGGACTagcagaaaaggagaaaaaagggGTGTCAGCATTCATTAATGATGATATCTGCAGTGCTATTTTGGATGTTTCCTTCCAGCGAATGCTCAAGAAAAATATTGTAGTTGGAAACTCACCAACTGCTGAGGCATTAGAACTGTGGAGCAACGAGTTTGATGGAAAAAGTGACTTTAGTCAGTATCGTTCTAGATTG TTGGAGCTGATAAGACTTATTGCTTTTCGAAAGCCACTTGTTGCCGCAGGAAGGGTTTCACATAGAATTGACTCAGTTATTAGAAATTTTGTACATGCATCAATGTCAGCTCAG GAGTTAGTTGTAGTGGAAAGCATGCAATTGGGCCTTGAAACGGTTGTAGGTGCAATTTTTGATGGCTCAGCTGAATTTGTAAGCAGTGCTCCTGAAACCAAGTTTCAATTACACAGTACTCTTGAAG GTCTTCTTCAGCAGCTCCTTTCTTTGAAATGGACTGAACCAACACTTGCAGTGACACTTGGGCGGTACTTGGATGCATTTGGTCCCTATCTGAAATACTATCCAGATTCAGTTGCTGGTGTTGTCAACAAACTTTTTGAACTTTTGACATCACTCCCACTTGCAATCAAG GACCCTTCCTCAAACAATGCTCGACATGCTAGGTTGCAAATTTGTACATCTTTCATCCGGATTGCCAGAGCTGCCGATAAAAGCCTTCTTCCTCATATGAAG GGTATTGCTGACATGATGGCTTATCTCCAAGGAAAGGGTCAGTTACTTCGTGGTGAGAATAATCTTCTAGGTGAAGCATTTCTTGTCATGGCATCATCAGCTGG GATTCAACAACATCAGGAAGTGTTAGCCTGGTTACTTGAACCTTTAAGTAAACAGTGGACATCATTAGAATGGCAAAATGCTTACTTGTCTGACCCATTTGGTCTGCCACGTCTTTGCTCCGACACACAATTTATGTGGTCAATTTTCCATACTGTAACATGCTTTGAGAAAGCTCTAAAAAGGAGTGGAACTAAAAAGGCTATGATGAATCTGCAAGGATGCTCCACACCCACAGATATTTCCACTTATCCCCATCCCATGTCTCGTCATTTATCATGGATGCTGCCCCCTCTATTAAGG CTGCTTCGTTCTGTGCATGCTCTTTGGTCTCAACCAATAGCTCAAGCTTTGACAGGTGAACTAAGAGCAGCGAAGAGTATGAGCCACGTTGAGCAGGCTACTCTTCTTGGGGAAAGCAATATTAAACCACCAAAAGGTCAGTTGAGTTTTGCTGATGGGTCTCAGATGGACATGAACAGGGAAGGAGAGTCAAATGAAAACGACATAAGGAACTGGTTGAAGGGTATCAGGGACAGTGG GTATAATGTCATAGGCCTCTCAGCAACTATTGGAGATGCCTTTTTCCGATGTGTAGAGAGTCCTTCTGTTGCACTAGCCCTTATGGAGAATGTCCAATCAATGGAATTCAGACACATACGCCAACTAATTCATTTAGTTATTATTCCTTTGGTCAAGTTCTGTCCTGCGGATTTGTGGGGGACATGGCTTGAAAACCTCTTGCATCCATTATTCCTCAACTGCGAGCAAGCTCTTACTTGTTCATGGTCCTGTCTTCTGCACGAGGGTAGAGCAAAGGTTCCTGATACCTTCGGTAATCTTTCTGGATTGGAGCTAATGGTGGAAGTAATGGAAGAAAAGTTGCTGCGTGATTTGACTCGTGAGATATGTTCTCTTCTCTCAGTTTTAGCTTCACCAGGTTTAAACAGTGGACTTCCATCCTTGGAGCAACTTGGGCCCGCCAATCGCCTGGAAGTGTCTTCGCTCAGAGATTTGGATGCTTTTGTCTCAAATTCTATGATTGG CTTTCTCATTATGCACAAAGGTCTTGCTCTTCCTGCAATGAGGATAAGTATTGAAGTGTTTGCATGGACAGATGGTGAAGCAGTGAATAAAGTTATCCCTTTTTGTGGATCTCTCATTCTTCTTGCTATATCAACAAATAATGTGGAACTTAGAGAGTTTGTTGCTAAGGATTTGTTCTATGCAATAATTCAAGGTCTCGCCCTGGAGTCAAATGCTATTATCAGTGCCGATCTTGTTGGTCTTTGTCGTGAAATATATGTTTATCTAGCAGATAGAGATCCAGCACCTAGACAG ATTTTGTTGTCCCTTCCTTGTATTAAACGAGAAGATCTACTTGCTTTTGAGGATGCTCTGACAAAAACTAGTAGTCCTAAAGAACAAAAGCAACATATGAGGAGCTTGCTTTTAATAGCTACTGGAAACAAGTTGAAAGCTCTTGCTGCTCAGAAGAGCACAAATGTCATAACCAATGTGACAG CTAAAACCCATAGCTCAGCCGCTGGACCCAGTGTTGAAGAAGATAATGTCATTGGATTAGCAGCAATAACGTGA
- the LOC103713982 gene encoding kinesin-like protein KIN-14O isoform X1, producing the protein MELMEEPLREIGYLNLDQSDGTMAASESGEVPSTPSMAYTDVNVVPEHDKEVSGPAISSFQDRIFLKAEILALRAKQRSLDVKRREALDKILDIKGSIRVFCRVRTSPLMDNKKMMSPISTGPEKIAVRSVGTRKEFDVDKVFPQDSTQEDLFLEVEPILRSALDGHNVCILAYGQTGTGKTYTMEGTNDRPGIVPRAIEELFRQVSEDKSASFSLSMSMLEVYMGNLRDLLSQRHPSARPMGSIPKCCLSILTGSNGTVEVEGLTDVKVLDLKQANRWYAKGKRARSTSWTHVNEASSRSHCLTRITIRRSGDKVKSAKVVSKFWLVDLGGSERLLKTGATGQTLDEGKAINLSLSALGDVIAALRRRRNHIPYRNSKLTQILSDSLGDGSKVLMIVHISPSDDDVAETICSLGFAKRVRAIEANVSEDARKQKEKSISELEQQIHDTEEELHKVRSQIERVENLVQEMNKLSPVDYQLTDDQKGSPRSPLIIDHIETERSPQTMEKVIGKTCHSSVPHFMAPTVCSRRRRSAAGEVNSKLRAMRFGNISSVNFLGSQSLSYSGPYLLANSRCSKSKPVTSEANISKRRYSLFSCKPDNASQNSTDLKPSNSPRNKKVSTSQPNLRATSHQHRRRMSDLT; encoded by the exons ATGGAACTCATGGAAGAGCCCCTGAGAGAGATTGGATACTTGAATTTGGATCAGTCTGATGGGACAATGGCTGCATCTGAATCAGGGGAGGTGCCTTCTACTCCCTCAATGGCTTATACCGATGTTAACGTCGTCCCCGAGCATGACAAGGAGGTGTCAGGACCTGCGATCTCCAGCTTCCAAGACAGGATTTTTCTCAAGG CAGAAATTTTGGCATTGAGAGCAAAGCAGAGGTCTTTGGATGTGAAACGGCGAGAGGCACTCGATAAGATACTAGACATAAAAG GGAGCATCAGAGTGTTTTGCCGAGTTCGAACTTCTCCTCTGATGGACAACAAAAAGATGATGTCGCCCATTTCCACCGGACCGGAGAAGATCGCAGTTAGATCAGTAGGAACCAGGAAAGAGTTCGATGTCGATAAGGTATTCCCTCAGGATTCAACTCAAG AGGATTTGTTTCTCGAGGTGGAGCCGATCCTTAGATCTGCGCTCGATGGCCATAATGTGTGCATTCTTGCCTATGGTCAGACTGGCACTGGAAAGACATATACCATG GAAGGGACTAATGACCGGCCAGGGATCGTGCCTCGAGCCATCGAAGAGCTATTTCGCCAAGTTTCGGAAGACAAATCGGCATCCTttagcttgtcgatgagtatgCTAGAGGTCTACATGGGTAATCTCAGGGACCTCTTGTCCCAAAGGCACCCTTCAGCTAGACCCATGGGTTCCATTCCCAAATG TTGCCTCAGCATCTTAACTGGTAGTAATGGCACTGTTGAAGTTGAGGGACTCACAGATGTGAAAGTACTTGACCTTAAACAAGCGAATCGATGGTATGCAAAGGGGAAGCGCGCTCGCTCTACTTCCTGGACTCATGTCAATGAGGCCTCAAGCAGATCGCACTG CTTGACTAGAATTACCATACGCCGATCTGGAGATAAGGTGAAAAGTGCTAAAGTGGTAAGCAAATTTTGGCTGGTTGATCTGGGAGGAAGCGAGCGTTTGCTGAAAACTGGTGCCACCGGGCAAACGCTCGACGAAGGGAAGGCTATTAATCTGTCTCTATCAGCCCTTGGTGATGTTATTGCTGCCCTGAGAAGGAGGCGAAATCACATTCCCTACAG GAACAGCAAGCTCACTCAGATTCTTAGTGACTCTCTGG GTGATGGTTCGAAGGTTTTGATGATCGTGCACATCAGTCCTAGCGATGATGATGTAGCGGAGACAATATGTTCTTTGGGGTTTGCAAAAAGAGTGAGAGCTATAGAGGCCAATGTTTCAGAG GATGCAaggaaacaaaaggaaaaatctATTTCTGAACTTGAGCAGCAGATACATGATACTGAAGAAGAGCTCCATAAAGTAAGGAGCCAGATAGAAAGAGTTGAGAACCTGGTTCAAGAGATGAATAAGCTTTCTCCAGTGGATTACCAACTTACTGATGATCAGAAGGGATCACCAAGGAGCCCTCTCATAATAGATCATATAGAAACTGAAAGAAGCCCCCAAACCATGGAGAAAGTCATTGGCAAAACATGCCATAGTTCAGTTCCTCATTTCATGGCTCCTACTGTATGCAGCCGTCGGAGGCGAAGTGCAGCTGGGGAAGTAAATAGCAAATTAAGAGCAATGAGATTCGGAAACATAAGCTCGGTGAATTTCCTTGGATCCCAGTCCCTAAGCTATTCAGGCCCTTATCTCCTAGCAAATTCTAGGTGCTCAAAGAGTAAACCTGTAACTTCTGAAGCCAACATTTCCAAGCGCAGATATTCACTATTTTCTTGCAAACCAGATAATGCTAGCCAGAATAGCACAGATTTAAAGCCATCCAACTCACCACGGAACAAAAAAGTCTCCACTTCTCAACCCAACTTGAGAGCTACTTCGCATCAACACAGGAGGAGGATGTCTGACTTAACCTAA